The Caloramator mitchellensis genome contains a region encoding:
- the hydG gene encoding [FeFe] hydrogenase H-cluster radical SAM maturase HydG encodes MKSIKAEDFIIHDEILNSIEFGKKMVNDIEYVKSLLEKAKECKGLTHREAAVLLSIEDEDILHEMFTVARQIKEKIYGKRIVLFAPLYVSNYCVNNCYYCGYKHSNDSFTRRKLTMDELAEEVKILESLGHKRLALEAGEDPVNCSIDYILDCMKTIYSIKFDNGSIRRINVNIAATTVENYKKLKEAGIGTYILFQETYHKPTYEKMHPQGPKHDYDYHTTAMDRAMQAGIDDVGIGVLYGLYDYKYDTIAMLMHGEHLEETFGVGPHTISVPRLRAAEGVTLQNFPYLVNDHDFKKVVAILRLSVPYTGMILSTREEPKYRDEVLGLGISQISAGSCTGVGGYVEEYKLHVHRDDEKPQFEVGDHRSPLEIIKSLCSGGYIPSYCTACYREGRTGERFMRLAKSGQIHNVCQPNAILTFKEFILDYGDEEAKEIGEKVIKNALEEIPNERAKEATIERLNRIENGERDLRF; translated from the coding sequence ATGAAAAGTATTAAAGCAGAAGATTTTATTATTCATGATGAGATTTTGAACTCAATTGAATTCGGTAAGAAGATGGTCAACGATATAGAGTATGTTAAAAGCCTCTTGGAAAAGGCTAAAGAATGCAAGGGACTTACTCATAGAGAAGCTGCAGTTCTTCTTTCAATAGAAGATGAAGACATACTTCACGAGATGTTTACAGTGGCAAGACAGATAAAAGAAAAAATTTATGGGAAAAGAATTGTATTATTTGCACCGCTTTATGTAAGTAATTATTGTGTGAATAACTGCTACTATTGTGGATATAAACATAGCAACGATTCATTTACAAGAAGGAAACTTACAATGGATGAGTTAGCAGAAGAAGTTAAGATTTTAGAAAGTCTTGGACACAAGAGACTTGCTTTGGAGGCTGGAGAAGATCCTGTTAATTGTTCTATTGATTATATATTGGATTGTATGAAAACAATATATTCAATTAAGTTTGATAATGGCAGTATTAGAAGAATAAATGTTAATATTGCTGCTACTACTGTAGAAAATTATAAAAAGCTTAAGGAAGCAGGAATTGGAACATATATTTTATTCCAGGAAACATATCATAAGCCAACATATGAAAAAATGCATCCACAGGGACCAAAACATGACTATGACTACCATACAACAGCGATGGATAGGGCTATGCAGGCTGGCATTGATGATGTTGGAATTGGAGTTTTATACGGACTTTATGATTATAAATACGACACGATTGCTATGCTAATGCATGGTGAACACCTTGAAGAAACATTCGGAGTTGGACCACACACTATTTCTGTTCCAAGACTAAGGGCGGCAGAGGGAGTAACTCTTCAAAACTTCCCATATTTAGTGAATGACCATGATTTTAAAAAGGTTGTAGCTATTCTTAGACTTTCAGTTCCATATACAGGAATGATTCTTTCAACTAGAGAAGAGCCAAAATACAGAGATGAAGTTCTTGGACTTGGTATTTCACAAATAAGCGCTGGCTCATGTACCGGAGTTGGAGGATATGTTGAGGAATATAAGCTGCATGTTCATAGAGATGATGAAAAACCACAATTTGAAGTTGGAGACCATCGCTCACCATTAGAAATTATTAAAAGCCTATGCTCAGGGGGATACATTCCAAGCTACTGCACAGCTTGCTATAGAGAAGGTAGAACTGGAGAAAGATTCATGAGGCTTGCTAAAAGTGGTCAAATTCATAATGTATGCCAGCCTAATGCAATATTAACTTTTAAAGAATTTATACTTGATTACGGTGATGAAGAAGCAAAGGAAATAGGTGAAAAAGTCATCAAAAATGCTCTTGAAGAAATTCCAAACGAGAGAGCAAAAGAGGCGACCATAGAAAGGCTAAACAGAATTGAAAACGGTGAAAGAGATTTGAGATTCTAA
- a CDS encoding phage holin family protein, protein MQENNKEKRDVNIFSIIVKFLINAVILVIASFLVPGFRVAGFGTAILAAIVISALDYLIGLVFKLDASPFGRGIVGFLIAAIIIYITQFIIAGVAVTPMGAILAALVIGIIDAIVPTNVFSQVS, encoded by the coding sequence ATGCAAGAAAATAACAAAGAAAAACGAGATGTAAACATTTTTTCAATCATTGTAAAATTTTTAATTAATGCAGTGATTTTGGTAATAGCAAGTTTTTTGGTTCCAGGATTTAGAGTGGCTGGATTTGGAACAGCAATTTTAGCTGCAATTGTTATATCAGCTCTAGATTATTTAATAGGATTAGTATTTAAACTAGATGCTTCACCATTTGGAAGAGGCATAGTTGGATTTTTAATTGCTGCTATAATAATTTACATTACTCAATTTATTATAGCAGGAGTTGCTGTAACACCGATGGGAGCAATTTTAGCTGCTCTTGTGATTGGTATTATTGATGCAATAGTCCCAACGAATGTATTTTCTCAGGTTTCATGA
- the thpR gene encoding RNA 2',3'-cyclic phosphodiesterase — MRTFITFEFDTKSKERIAEIQRIIKQNSNKGRFKYIDNFHLTIKFLGETNHGTIDKIYKKLLESSVNFSKIHIQLNGIDAFGVGKNIRTIYLKIIGEIEKITNIAEAVDVITLEFGFKRENKFTPHVTIAQDVDLKVSFDELKNKLKEIKISDIIFDKLVIMKSEEIDGKRVYTPLKIIHLK; from the coding sequence TTGAGGACATTTATTACTTTTGAGTTTGATACTAAATCAAAAGAAAGAATTGCTGAAATTCAAAGGATTATCAAACAGAATTCAAATAAGGGAAGATTTAAATATATAGATAATTTTCATCTAACTATTAAATTTTTAGGAGAAACTAATCATGGAACAATTGATAAAATTTACAAAAAGCTTCTTGAATCATCAGTAAATTTTAGCAAAATACATATACAATTAAACGGAATAGATGCTTTTGGAGTTGGAAAAAATATTAGAACTATATATTTAAAAATAATTGGAGAGATTGAAAAAATAACAAATATTGCTGAGGCTGTTGATGTAATTACACTTGAATTTGGATTCAAACGAGAAAATAAATTTACTCCACATGTTACTATTGCTCAAGATGTCGATTTAAAAGTTAGTTTTGATGAATTAAAGAATAAGTTAAAAGAAATCAAAATATCAGATATTATTTTTGACAAGCTCGTCATCATGAAAAGTGAAGAAATTGACGGTAAAAGAGTTTATACTCCACTAAAAATTATTCATTTAAAATGA
- a CDS encoding DUF896 domain-containing protein, which yields MVTKEQIARINELYKKQVAGTLTEEEKKEQAFLRRLYVDSVKENLRSQLENIKIVTPEEYEQLKKEEKCSCGHEHCHHKH from the coding sequence ATGGTTACAAAGGAACAAATAGCAAGGATTAATGAACTTTATAAGAAACAGGTAGCTGGAACCTTAACTGAAGAAGAAAAAAAAGAACAAGCATTCTTAAGAAGGCTTTATGTAGACTCTGTTAAGGAAAATTTAAGAAGTCAGCTCGAAAATATAAAAATAGTCACTCCAGAAGAATACGAACAGCTCAAAAAGGAAGAAAAGTGCAGTTGTGGACATGAACACTGCCATCACAAACATTAA
- a CDS encoding class II aldolase/adducin family protein yields the protein MDIESIKRDIIFYGLEIKRVGLVVGTWGNISARYEDKVLITPSGIPYEKLSPEDIVICDLNCNVLEGRHIPSTELSTHVEIYKHRDDVKSIIHTHSIYASAIAVTRKNIPAIIEDMAMIIGGEVPCAKYAFPGTMDLAENVLEVLENKNAVLLANHGAISMGRSIKEAFNVCQILEKSAQIYIFATQIGMPKPLAIEEVEKMREIYLNKYSKNDEAK from the coding sequence ATGGATATTGAAAGTATAAAACGCGACATTATATTTTATGGACTTGAAATTAAGCGTGTTGGTTTAGTAGTTGGAACTTGGGGTAACATAAGTGCTAGATATGAAGATAAAGTTTTAATTACCCCAAGCGGTATTCCTTATGAAAAATTATCTCCTGAAGACATTGTTATATGTGACTTGAATTGCAATGTTTTAGAGGGAAGACACATACCCTCAACTGAATTGAGCACTCACGTTGAAATTTACAAACATCGCGATGATGTAAAATCAATTATACATACACATAGCATATACGCTTCTGCAATAGCTGTTACAAGAAAAAATATTCCAGCTATTATAGAAGACATGGCAATGATTATAGGCGGTGAAGTTCCTTGTGCAAAATACGCCTTTCCAGGAACAATGGACCTTGCTGAAAATGTATTGGAGGTCTTAGAAAACAAAAATGCGGTTCTTCTTGCTAACCATGGTGCTATTTCAATGGGAAGAAGCATAAAGGAAGCCTTTAACGTTTGTCAGATACTTGAAAAGTCAGCACAAATTTATATTTTTGCTACCCAGATAGGCATGCCAAAACCTTTAGCAATTGAAGAAGTTGAAAAAATGCGAGAGATATATTTAAATAAATACAGTAAGAACGACGAGGCAAAATAA
- a CDS encoding TM1266 family iron-only hydrogenase system putative regulator: MDKRIGVVGIVIENLENSHKVNLILHDFAEIIVGRMGIPYRDRGIFIISLIVDGTNDEISAMTGKLGKIEGVNVKTALSKF; the protein is encoded by the coding sequence ATGGATAAAAGAATTGGAGTAGTTGGAATTGTTATTGAAAATCTTGAAAATTCACACAAAGTTAATTTAATACTTCATGATTTTGCAGAAATAATTGTTGGACGTATGGGTATTCCTTATAGGGATAGGGGAATTTTTATTATTTCATTAATTGTCGATGGAACTAACGATGAAATAAGCGCCATGACAGGAAAACTTGGGAAAATCGAAGGAGTAAATGTTAAGACTGCCCTTTCAAAATTTTAA
- the mtnA gene encoding S-methyl-5-thioribose-1-phosphate isomerase, producing MKPIIWSKYKLELLDQRLLPVTIEYVKCSNYKDVADAIKSMVVRGAPAIGIAAAFGVVLGALEFIDEDKIEFEKKMQSVFESLASTRPTAVNLFWAISKMKDTLFDCLNLNKDEIIASLEKKAIEILDEDLMLNKKIGEFGASLLPEKCSVLTHCNAGALATAGWGTALGVIRSAKEMGKDIKVFADETRPLLQGARLTAFELMQDGIDVTLISDNMAGYVMKLGLIDAVIVGADRIAANGDTANKIGTYSLSVLAKEHKVPFYIAAPYSTFDLQIKSGDEIPIEERNHDEVRKLFNIEIAPKDVKVFNPSFDVTPNENITAIITDKGVIKPPFIENIKIMR from the coding sequence ATGAAGCCTATAATCTGGTCAAAATATAAGCTTGAATTGTTAGACCAAAGATTACTGCCAGTTACAATTGAATACGTCAAATGTTCAAACTACAAGGATGTAGCAGATGCGATTAAGTCCATGGTTGTAAGAGGAGCTCCTGCTATTGGTATAGCAGCTGCCTTTGGAGTAGTTTTAGGTGCTTTAGAATTTATCGATGAAGATAAAATTGAATTTGAAAAGAAAATGCAAAGCGTATTTGAAAGCCTTGCTTCAACAAGACCAACGGCTGTTAATTTGTTTTGGGCTATAAGCAAGATGAAAGACACATTGTTTGATTGTTTAAATTTAAATAAAGACGAGATAATAGCTTCATTAGAAAAAAAGGCTATTGAAATTTTAGATGAAGATTTAATGCTCAACAAAAAAATTGGTGAATTTGGAGCTAGTTTACTCCCTGAAAAGTGCTCTGTTCTAACCCATTGTAATGCAGGTGCTCTTGCTACCGCTGGATGGGGAACAGCACTTGGGGTTATAAGGTCGGCTAAGGAAATGGGAAAGGACATTAAGGTTTTCGCCGACGAAACAAGACCACTATTACAGGGTGCTCGATTAACAGCATTTGAACTTATGCAGGATGGAATAGATGTGACCCTGATTTCCGATAACATGGCAGGCTATGTTATGAAGTTAGGACTGATAGACGCAGTAATTGTCGGAGCAGACAGAATAGCCGCAAATGGAGATACTGCAAATAAAATAGGAACCTATTCATTATCCGTTCTTGCAAAGGAACATAAAGTCCCGTTTTATATTGCCGCTCCATATTCTACTTTTGATTTGCAAATAAAGAGCGGAGATGAAATACCAATTGAAGAAAGAAATCACGATGAAGTTAGAAAATTATTTAATATAGAAATAGCACCAAAGGATGTAAAGGTATTTAATCCATCCTTTGACGTGACTCCTAATGAAAATATAACTGCTATAATAACTGATAAGGGCGTTATAAAACCACCATTCATCGAAAACATTAAAATTATGAGGTGA
- a CDS encoding 5-formyltetrahydrofolate cyclo-ligase: MKKELRKEIINKRNLLSQEEVRKLSEKVTANIFELIDMSKIESIMLYHPIQNEVSTEILMKYCFENNINVILPKVIKDVREIIPCKIETIKSLRLGEYNIMEPFEYEIADKKEIDVIIVPGVAFSRKGYRLGYGAGYYDKFLSDYKGLKVGLCYTLQLVEDVFEEEHDVKMDYIVCDSEIIAIK; encoded by the coding sequence ATGAAAAAGGAACTTAGGAAAGAAATAATAAATAAAAGGAATTTACTGAGCCAAGAAGAGGTAAGAAAATTAAGCGAAAAGGTTACAGCAAATATTTTTGAATTGATTGATATGAGTAAAATCGAAAGCATTATGTTATATCATCCAATTCAAAATGAAGTATCAACTGAAATCCTTATGAAATACTGTTTTGAAAACAACATAAATGTTATACTTCCTAAAGTTATAAAAGATGTTAGAGAAATTATCCCCTGTAAAATCGAAACAATAAAGAGCTTAAGATTAGGGGAATACAATATAATGGAGCCTTTTGAATATGAAATTGCGGACAAAAAAGAAATCGATGTTATAATTGTTCCAGGAGTTGCATTTTCAAGAAAGGGTTATAGATTAGGCTACGGAGCAGGATATTACGATAAATTTCTTAGTGATTATAAAGGTTTAAAAGTTGGCTTGTGTTATACACTTCAATTAGTAGAAGATGTATTTGAAGAAGAACATGATGTTAAAATGGACTATATTGTATGCGATTCAGAGATAATTGCCATAAAATAA
- the glpX gene encoding class II fructose-bisphosphatase yields the protein MENFDIAMGIVRVTEAATLSCSRLLGKGNMDQVDGAAVEGVRFAFELLPIKGRVVIGECAINKSPIMYIGEKVGQWGDGQKEYDIAIDPLDGSILVAKGRPNAISAIAVAEKGNIFRAPQIYMNKIAVGPKAKGAIDINADLYTNVKNVAEALNKDIEDITIMIQDRKRHEELIKEARKIGVRVKVFGEGDIAAALAPAFEDTGIDMLVGIGGAPEGVLAAAALKCLGGEIQGKLLPNDEEQIAMCLRAGVEDINKTLTADDLIHGDDVYFAATAITDSDVLKGVTYKGDVAYTHSVVMRYKTGIIRFVDATHKLKKSMIHINNNFSI from the coding sequence ATGGAAAATTTTGATATTGCAATGGGGATTGTAAGGGTCACAGAAGCTGCTACGTTATCCTGCTCTAGATTGCTTGGAAAAGGGAACATGGATCAGGTAGATGGCGCAGCTGTCGAAGGTGTTCGTTTTGCATTTGAATTGCTGCCAATCAAAGGAAGAGTAGTAATAGGAGAATGTGCCATAAACAAATCTCCAATTATGTATATAGGAGAAAAAGTTGGACAATGGGGAGATGGTCAAAAGGAGTATGATATTGCCATAGACCCACTGGATGGTAGCATATTAGTTGCTAAAGGTAGACCTAATGCTATTTCGGCAATTGCGGTTGCAGAAAAAGGTAATATTTTTAGAGCACCGCAAATATATATGAATAAGATAGCCGTTGGTCCAAAGGCTAAGGGAGCGATTGATATAAATGCTGATCTCTATACTAACGTCAAGAATGTGGCAGAGGCCTTAAATAAAGATATAGAAGACATTACTATTATGATACAAGATAGAAAGCGCCATGAAGAACTTATTAAAGAAGCCAGAAAGATTGGTGTTAGAGTGAAAGTATTTGGCGAAGGGGACATTGCTGCTGCACTTGCTCCTGCTTTTGAGGATACTGGAATTGACATGCTAGTTGGTATTGGCGGTGCACCAGAAGGAGTTCTTGCAGCCGCAGCGCTTAAATGTCTTGGTGGTGAAATACAAGGGAAATTACTTCCAAATGATGAAGAGCAAATAGCTATGTGTTTGAGAGCCGGAGTTGAGGATATCAATAAAACATTAACAGCAGATGACTTAATTCATGGAGACGATGTTTATTTTGCAGCCACGGCGATTACGGACAGCGATGTATTAAAGGGTGTTACTTATAAAGGAGACGTTGCATATACACATTCAGTTGTTATGAGATATAAAACCGGAATTATTAGGTTTGTTGACGCAACACATAAATTAAAGAAGAGTATGATTCATATAAATAATAACTTTTCTATTTGA
- the hydF gene encoding [FeFe] hydrogenase H-cluster maturation GTPase HydF: MQDTPKANRLHIAIFGKRNAGKSSLINAITGQQISLVSDYAGTTTDPVYKAMELLPIGPVVIIDTAGLDDEGELGELRVKKTKEVMDKTDLAILVFTADVSDFYFETGWFEELKRRNIPVIGVVNKIDERDIDLDVFKSAFDIPFVKVSASKKINIGKLKELIQINAPTDYERETIVGDIIKPKDTVLLVAPQDIQAPKGRLILPQVQIIRDILDHDAMPFTVKDSELLDALKVLNKKPDLVITDSQVFAKVNSIVPQDVPLTSFSILFARYKGELETFVKGAKQINNLRPGDRILISEACTHHALQGDIGREKLPNWLKQRAGGELEITVNAGVDFPEDVSQYKLVVHCGSCMFNRKQLMTRIIRCIEQGVPITNYGIAIAEIHGILDRVVEVFNLSI, from the coding sequence ATGCAAGATACACCAAAGGCAAATAGGCTTCATATTGCAATTTTTGGGAAAAGAAATGCCGGTAAATCAAGTTTAATAAATGCAATAACTGGTCAGCAAATTTCACTTGTATCGGATTATGCTGGAACAACTACTGACCCTGTATATAAAGCCATGGAATTATTACCAATTGGACCAGTTGTAATTATAGATACTGCCGGTCTAGACGATGAAGGAGAGCTTGGAGAGCTACGCGTTAAAAAGACAAAAGAGGTTATGGATAAGACCGATTTAGCTATTTTAGTTTTCACTGCAGATGTATCTGATTTTTATTTTGAAACAGGATGGTTTGAAGAATTAAAAAGAAGAAACATTCCTGTGATTGGGGTTGTTAATAAAATTGATGAAAGAGATATTGATTTAGATGTATTTAAAAGCGCTTTCGATATCCCTTTTGTAAAGGTTAGTGCGAGCAAAAAAATAAATATTGGAAAGCTTAAAGAATTAATTCAAATAAATGCTCCAACAGATTATGAGAGAGAAACAATAGTGGGAGATATTATAAAGCCAAAGGATACTGTTTTACTTGTTGCACCACAGGACATACAGGCGCCTAAAGGAAGGCTTATTTTACCGCAGGTTCAGATTATAAGAGATATATTGGACCACGATGCTATGCCATTTACTGTAAAGGATAGCGAGCTTTTAGATGCTTTAAAGGTTTTAAACAAAAAACCTGACCTAGTTATAACAGATTCACAGGTTTTTGCAAAGGTTAATTCTATTGTTCCACAGGATGTACCATTAACCTCGTTCTCTATATTGTTTGCTCGATATAAAGGTGAACTTGAAACTTTTGTTAAGGGAGCTAAACAGATTAATAATTTAAGACCTGGTGATAGAATATTGATTTCGGAAGCTTGTACGCACCATGCATTGCAAGGGGATATAGGAAGAGAAAAATTACCAAACTGGCTTAAGCAAAGAGCAGGAGGAGAACTCGAAATTACAGTTAATGCAGGAGTTGATTTTCCTGAAGACGTAAGTCAATATAAATTGGTAGTTCACTGTGGTTCATGCATGTTCAATAGAAAACAATTGATGACAAGAATTATACGTTGTATCGAACAGGGCGTTCCTATAACAAATTATGGCATAGCTATTGCTGAAATCCATGGAATACTCGATAGGGTTGTAGAAGTTTTTAATTTAAGTATATAA
- a CDS encoding YaaR family protein produces the protein MRIRNIDNKKVEIPQLNKEVDIKVQDFSTALDLANKEQTEGKLQQMLKEIDILGKRLISTHGLEDAKRYKQKIQEYLSFVVKNAYILKREPGPFNYGIHTKIEIVNKKVDELTKELLEKQKDTINLADRIEEIKGLLVDVYK, from the coding sequence ATGAGAATAAGAAATATAGACAACAAAAAAGTTGAAATTCCACAGCTCAATAAAGAAGTAGATATCAAAGTTCAGGATTTTTCAACTGCTCTTGACCTTGCAAATAAAGAGCAAACGGAGGGCAAGCTCCAGCAGATGCTCAAGGAAATAGATATTTTAGGCAAGAGATTAATATCTACTCATGGGCTTGAGGATGCAAAGAGATACAAGCAAAAAATACAAGAATATTTATCTTTTGTGGTAAAGAATGCGTATATATTAAAAAGAGAGCCCGGACCCTTCAATTATGGAATACATACAAAGATAGAGATAGTTAATAAAAAAGTTGACGAGTTGACAAAGGAATTATTAGAAAAACAAAAGGATACTATAAACCTAGCAGATAGGATAGAAGAAATAAAGGGATTGCTGGTGGATGTATACAAATAA
- the mtnP gene encoding S-methyl-5'-thioadenosine phosphorylase yields the protein MKKIAIIGGTGVYSPDIFENLNEIQVNTPYGNVNIIESTYKESIVYFLERHGKGHKLPPHKINYRANIWALKMLNVDRVLSTAAVGSLDKIYPPGAFVIIDQFIDFTKQRPLTFFEGDSGVVHVDMTNPYCIDTREHILKVCQDLNIIHFDKGTYVCTEGPRFETPAEIKMYKMLGADVVGMTNVPEVILAREANLCYATVAMVTNYAAGISESALTHKEVTDNMVNMADNIKRLFLRVIETIPIEKKCNCKYSTQELGNLK from the coding sequence ATGAAAAAAATTGCAATAATAGGTGGTACCGGTGTATATTCACCTGATATTTTTGAAAATTTGAATGAAATCCAAGTTAATACCCCATATGGAAATGTCAACATTATTGAATCTACATACAAAGAATCTATTGTTTACTTTTTAGAAAGACATGGTAAAGGACACAAATTACCGCCACATAAAATAAATTATAGGGCTAATATATGGGCATTAAAGATGTTGAATGTCGATAGAGTATTATCAACAGCAGCAGTAGGTTCCTTAGATAAAATTTATCCGCCCGGAGCCTTCGTCATAATAGACCAATTCATTGATTTTACAAAACAAAGGCCATTGACTTTTTTTGAAGGAGATAGTGGAGTCGTTCATGTTGATATGACTAATCCTTACTGCATTGATACACGCGAGCATATTTTAAAAGTTTGTCAAGATTTAAATATTATTCATTTTGATAAAGGAACGTATGTTTGCACAGAAGGTCCGAGATTTGAAACTCCTGCAGAAATCAAAATGTATAAAATGTTAGGAGCTGATGTTGTCGGAATGACTAATGTTCCAGAGGTTATCCTTGCCAGGGAAGCAAATTTGTGCTATGCAACAGTTGCCATGGTAACAAATTATGCTGCTGGTATTTCTGAAAGTGCATTAACGCATAAAGAAGTAACAGACAATATGGTTAATATGGCTGATAATATAAAACGTTTGTTTTTGCGTGTCATTGAAACTATTCCTATAGAAAAAAAATGTAATTGTAAATACTCTACTCAAGAATTGGGAAATTTAAAATAA